A section of the Acanthopagrus latus isolate v.2019 chromosome 20, fAcaLat1.1, whole genome shotgun sequence genome encodes:
- the zgc:56095 gene encoding ferritin, middle subunit: MQSVIKQNLHSETEGDINKLINLKLTASYTYLSLGMFFDRDDIALPKFSTFFLERSVKEREQAEKLLEYQNMRGGRILLQTIAKPTREDWRGGLDAMSFSLDYQKSLNTCILDVHRRAGTHTDPHLCDFLEEHFLTDSHDTIKKLGDYVGSLGRITASETHGPMGEYLFDKHTL, translated from the exons ATGCAgtctgtgataaaacaaaacctccatTCGGAGACCGAAGGAGACATCAACAAACTCATCAACCTGAAGCTCACTGCCTCCTACACCTACCTTTCTCTG GGGATGTTTTTTGACAGGGATGATATTGCCTTGCCAAAGTTCTCCACCTTTTTCCTGGAGCGCTCGGTGAAAGAGAGGGAACAAgctgagaagctgctggaatATCAGAACATGAGAGGAGGTCGGATTTTGCTTCAGACTATCGCT aaACCAACTAGAGAGGATTGGAGGGGTGGTTTGGATGCAATGTCTTTTTCCCTGGACTACCAGAAGTCCTTGAACACATGTATCCTTGATGTGCACCGCAGAGCTGGCACCCACACTGACCCTCAC CTGTGTGACTTCCTCGAGGAGCACTTCCTCACTGACAGCCACGATACCATCAAGAAGCTGGGCGACTACGTTGGCAGTCTTGGCCGCATCACTGCTTCTGAGACACACGGCCCTATGGGAGAATACCTGTTTGACAAACACACCCTGTAA